Below is a genomic region from Tepidiforma bonchosmolovskayae.
CGACGACATGTGGGGCGACATCGCGGAGACGGCGGAACTCGCTGCGGCCGGGTCCGGTGATTCCGGAGAACTCGACCTGGCGGCGAGCCTCGAGGCGCAGCTCGGGGCGCCGCTCGACGAGCCGGCCTGGACAGCGCCCTCGCCGCCCGCGCACGAGGACGACGCGTTCCGTTCGACCGAGGACGAGGGTGACGTGATCCTGAAGGCGTTCGAGGCGCACGCTTCGACGCCGGACCTGGAGGAGGATCCGGCGGAGGCCGCGGCCCTCGAGGCCGAGACGGCAGCAGCGCTCTCGGCGCTGTTCGGCGACAACGCGACGGAGATCGTGGCGGAGGCCGGCGAGGAGCCGCCGGAGCGGCCGTTCATCCGCCTGGGCGCATGGGCACCGCAGCGGAGCCTGCCGGCCGACGACGGGTGGGCCCCGGAGGAGGAGGTCCGGCAGGAACTGGACGCCCGGACGAACCCGCTCGGGTTCATGGCCGACCCGCTCGCGGGGACGCCGCCGTGGCTGAGCGAGGCCGAGACCGGGGAGGACGAGCGGCCGGAGCGGGCCGGGAGCGACGGGAAGCTGAAGGCGTGGGTCCGCGAGGTGGTCGAGACCGTGATGCTGGCCGCGCTGGTGTTCCTCTCGGTGCGGGCGAGCTTCGGCAACTTCAAGGTCGACGGGAACTCGATGTACCCGACGCTGGAGAACGGCGAGTTCCTCATCGTGAACAAGCTGGTGTACTCGGAGGTCGACCTCGAGAAGCTGTCGAACTTCCTGCCGTTCATCGACCCGGGGAGCGACCCGACGCGCTATGTGTTCCACGGGCCGCAGCGGGGCGACATCATCGTCCTGCGGGACCCGCGCGACCCGAACACGGACCTGATTAAGCGGGTCATCGGGCTGCCGGGCGAGACGATCGAGATCGTGAACGGCAAGGTGTACATCAATGACCGGCTGCTCGAGGAGCCGTATATCACGACGCCGTGGAACGACACGCTGCCGAAGATCCTCATCCCGGAGGACGAGTACTTCGTGATGGGGGACAACCGGAACAACAGCCTGGACAGCCGGAGCGCACAGGTCGGGCTGGTGTCGAAGGACCTGATCATCGGGAAGGCGACGCTGACCTACCTGCCGCTGAACCGGTTCGGGCTTGCGCCGAACGAGAAGGGCGTGCTGACCGAGCAGAAGCCGGTGCTGACGACGAAGCGGATCGGCGAGGAGTAGCGCGGGCGCGACCGGAAGGGCGGGAGCGGGTACGCTCGGCGCCATGACGGAGAAGCAGCTGACGCGGGACGAGGCGTGGGCGCTGCTGGAGTCGCGGGGCGCACTGCTCCGCGGGCACTTCCAGTACGCGAGCGGACGCCACGGCGAACTGTACATCGAGAAGTTCCGGATTCTGCAGTGGCCGGATGTGACGGAGCCGCTCTGCCGGCAGATCGCGGAGCGGTTCCGCGGGCTGCCGACGGTGGTGGCCGGGCCGACCACGGGAGGCGTCATCCTGGCATATGAGACGGCGCGGCAGCTCGGCCTGCGGGCGATCATCGCCGAACGGAAGGACGACCACGGGGAGGAGCGGGAGTTCCGGCGGGGGTTCGAACTGGGGCCCGGCGACCGTGCCCTCGTGGTCGACGACGTCCTGACGACGGGCGGCAGCATCCGCGAGGTGCTGAAGGCAGTCGCGGCACGAGGTGCGGAGGTGGCAGGGGTTGGGGTGCTGGTCGATCGGACCGGAGGGACGGTGGACTTTGGGGTGCCGTTCTTCGCGTGCCTCGACGTGCCGGCGGCGTCGTGGGAGGCGAGCGCCTGCCGGCTCTGCCAAGACGGGGTGCCGCTGGTCGTGACCTGAGCCGGCTGCTTACGACGCGGGGGACCGCGCGGGGCTAGAATGCGTTCGTGCGTTATGTGCCGGCGGCCGCCGGGAATGACCCTTCGTTCCTGCTGAAAGCGCTCGGGGAAGCGGGCGGCGAGCTGGCGCGGGCCTTTGCCGGCGTGCGGGAGCGCGACCTGCTGCGGCCGGCGCCGTGGCCCGATGAGGGGTGGTGCCTGCTGGCGGTGCCGTTTCACCTTGTGCAGGTCGAGCGGGGGCTGCAGGAGCAGGTGGCGATTATCGCGATGAGCCGCGGCGGCGAGCCGGACGTCCCGCACGTTGACCTGGACGACGTCCCGTTCGAGGCAGACTACGCGGAGTGCGAGCTGGAGGACCTGCTGGACGAGCTGCACTACCTGCGGCGGCGGACGACCTACCTCCTGTGGGACCTTTCGGACCGGGACTGGCGGCGGACGGGCCGGCACCCGTACCGGGGGCCGGTGACGATCCTCGAGCTTGCCCGCGAGGCGTACCAGCACGACCTGGAGCACCTCTGGCAGGTGCGGCGGATGGTCGATGCGCTGGCCGGGGGCGCGCGGTGAGACCGTCGCTGCGGGTCGTGCCACCGGGGTTCGGGATGGCGGCCGCGGAGCCTGAGGCGCCGTACGCGGTCCACTTCGCCGGCGACCGGGAGCGGCTCCAGCTGGCGACAAGCGCGCTCGGGCTGGGCATCGACCTGCGCGAGCCGGACATGGCGGCCGTCTGGGGGCCGCGTCCGGTGCTGGAGGGGCTGGCGGCGAAGCTGGAGGAGCTGGGCTCGCCGCACGCCGGGCGGCTGCGGGCCTTCCTTTCGCCCGTAACGGCGTGGCGGCTGCGGAAGCGGGAGCTGCCGCTCGACCGGCCGATCGTGATGGGGATCCTGAACCTGACCGATGACTCGTTTTCGGGTGACGGCGTGGGCCGGGACATCGGGACGGCGTGCGCAGCGGCGGAGCGGCTGCGGGCGGCGGGCGCGGACATCATCGACGTGGGGGCGGAGAGCGCGCGGGCAGACCGGCCGGTGCTGGAGGCGGAGGCGGAAGCGGAGGTGGTCGGAAGGGCGGTCGAGGCGCTGGTGCGCGAGGGTCACGTGGTTTCGAGCGACACGTACAAACCGGCGGTGGCGCGGGCGGCGCTGGCGGCAGGCGCGGAGCTGGTGAACGACATCAGCGGGCTGACGCTGGGGACGGGCGCGGCGGCGGAAGCGGCAGCGGCGGGCGCGGGGTACGTGCTGAACTACAGCTACACGGTGCCGAAGCGCCGCCCCGATGCGCCGCCGGTCTACGCGGATGTCGTGACCGAGACGGTGGGGTGGATGGAGGCGCGGCTGGAGGAGCTGTGGGCGTGCGGGCTCGAGCGGGCGCAGGTGGCGGTGGACCCGGGAATCGCCTTCGGGAAGAGCCACGACGAGGACCTGCAGATGCTGCGGCGGGTCGGCGAGCTGGGGACGTTTGGGCTGCCGGTGCTGCTTGCGCACTCGCGGAAGAACTTCATCGGGAGCGTGGGCGGGCTGCCGCCGGCAGAGCGGGACCTCGAGACGCACGTGGTGAGCGCGCTGGCGTTCGCGCAGGGGGTGCGGATCTTCCGTGTGCACGACGTGGCGGGAGCGCGGCGGGCGCTGGGGATGGCGGAAGCGATTGCGGCGCGGGGGCCGGGCGCCTATGCGCCGGGCGAGGGCAGCTGGCCGTGGCGGGCAGGTGCCTCGGCGGCGCACATGACGCGGGCGGAGCCGGCGGTTCCGCCGCCGCCGGGCCAGCGCTGGTAGCGATTCATTCAGGGGGCAGCGGCCAGGCGCCGACACCGGCGATGCGCCAGGCGATGGCCGGGGTGCCGGCGTCCTTCGCGAGGGTACCGCGGACGGCGCCGTCACGGGAGACGAGCCAGAGCTCCGCACCCCTGCCGCGGGGCGGGTTGTAGGTGACGGCGAACCACTGGCTATCGGGGGACCAGCCGGCGAACTGCGGACCCCAGTCGAGGCCATCGAATTTGATCTCGGTGAGCACCTGGCCGTCGCGGATGAGCTGAATGCGGCCGTCGTCGCGCTGGAAGGCCTGCGTGCCGTCGGGGGCGGACTGGAGCAGGAGGGTCCGGTCGTCTTTGTACGCGGTGCGGCTGAGTTCGCGGCCGGTTTCGAGGTCGAGGGTGACGAGGTTTTGGCCCGAAGGGACAGCATCGACGTACGCGATGCGGGTCTCGTCGAGGAAGAAGAGGAGACGGGGCGGGATGCCGGTGCAGGCGACCTGGCGGCGGGATTCGCCGGAAGCGCGGGCGACGATGATGCAGCTTTCGCGGTTGACGTAGAGGATTTCGCCGGGGATGGCGGGGTTCGGCTGCTCCTGGAGGTCGGGCGGGGAGACGTTTTTGCGGCCCACGCCAAGGGCGACGACGGCGGTGATGATGACGGCGAGGACGCCGCCCAGTACTGCGACGACGAACCAGCGGTCGGAGCGGGTCATGCCGCGACCCCGCGGCGGAGCTGGGGCGCGAGGCGGGCGAGGAGGAGGACGGCGCCGATCAGGAGGACGCCGGAGATGATGAGCGCGACGGGGGCGCCGAGCTGGTCGGAGAAGTTCTGGAAGATGGCCCGGACGAGGGCGACGAAGAGGAGGAGGACGCCCCAGAGGACGTACTGGAAGGACGAGCGCCAGACGCCGAGGGCGAGGAGGCCGGCGGCGGCGAGGAACGCGGGGATCTCCCAGGGGGTACCGCCGGAGCTGAACCCGGGCTGGTACGCGCCGACGGCGAGGAGGAGGCCGAAGATAGTGCGGGCGGCGGCGCGGGGGACGAGGCGGCCGGTCTCGGTGAGGGCGATGGCGGCGAGCGCAGCGATGGCGAGGGAGCCGCCGGCGAGGGGGGCCGAGTACTCGTCGGGCCACCGGCCGATCGCCTGGGCGAGGAAGAAGAGGCTGACGCCGAGGGTGAGTAACTGGAGGACCGAAGGGGTGACAGCCCAGAGGAGGAGGGCGAGGCCCGTCGCTGCTGCGGTGACGACGAGGAAGGGGGTCGCGTCTTCGTCGCGGGCGAGGCCGAATGGCTCGTACTCCCAGATGTAGACGCCGAGGGCAAGGGCCGTAAGCCCGACGGCCGCGGTCCAGGCGAGCTGGCCGGCGCGGCGCATCCCGGGTTCAGGGCGGTCGCGGAGGAGCGCACCGAGGAGGAGGGTGAAGGCGGCGGGGACGGCGGTCACGGCAACGCGGGCGGGCGAGGCGAGGTCGCCCCAGTTCTGGGCGGCGAGGGCGAAGACACCGACCGCGAGGACGGCGATGCCGAGATAGAGCAGGACTTCGATGACGTCGGGGCGCTCGGCGGCCGGGTGCGCGGGCGCGGTCCGGGCAGCTTCGAAGGCGCGGATCCGCTCCGCGACCTGCGGGTCGAGGATACCGGCTTCGACCCAGCGGCGGAGGTCCGCGTCGAGCTCGCTCATCGGGGGCAAGGTACGTCCCGGGCGGCAAAATGACAATGCGCCGGGGCGAAACTCAGGCGAAGAGGGCGGCGAGGTAGGGGGAGAGGAAGCGGCCGGCGGGGTCGAACTCGCGGCGGAGGGCGCAGAGCTCTTCGAAGCGGGGGTACGCGGCAGCGAGGTCGGCGCGGGTGCAGGTGTGGAATTTGCCCCAGTGGGGGCGGCCGCCGTAGCTGCGGAAGATGGGCTCGAGGTCGGTGAAGAATTCGCGGTAGGGGCGGGCGGCGTCCTGGTGGACGGAGATGGTGACGGTCGCGCGGCCGAAGGCGGGGCTGAGCCAGGCGTCGTCGGCGGCGAGCGTGCGGTACTCGACGGGCCAGCCGACCTTCGGGTGACGCTCCTTCATCCGCTGGCGCACGGCGCGGAAGCAGGCGGGACCGACCTCGGCGGGAACGGCGTACTCCATTTCGTTGAAGCGGAGTTCGCGGACGGAAGGGTAGATGCGGTGAGCCCAGCCGACCCGCTCGCCGGGGCCTTCGAGGGGCGGAGGGTCTTCGGTATCGGGCTCGGCGTCGACCGGGTCGAGGGACTTCGACTCAGCGATGTCGGAGCGGGGGAACCAAAAGAACTCGTAGTGGTCGTGGGATGCGATGTTGTGCTCGAGCTGCTCGAGGCACTCGTCGATGGGGTGCTGCCAGACGCGTTCGCGGAGCGCGTAGCGGGGCACGCAGGCGAGGGTGACACGGGTCATGATGCCGAGGAGGCCGAGCGAGACGCGGAGTGCGGGGAGGAGGTCGGGGGAATCGACGTCGAGGAGGTCGCCGGAGGCGGTAACGAGGCGGGCGCCGACGAGCCGGGTGGAGATGGAGCCGTAGCCAGGGCCGGTGCCGTGGGTACCGGTGGCGATAGCGCCGGCGAGGGACTGGGTATCGACATCGCCCTGGTTGGGAAGGGCGAGGCCCTGCTCCCAGAGGAAGTGGGTGGCCTCGTGCAGCTTCGTGCCGGCGAGCAGGGTTGCGCGGCCGGACGCCGGGTCGGCATGGAGGAGGCCGGCGAGCCGGTCGAGAGTGAGGATGGCACCTTCGGCGGGGACGACGGGGACGAAGGAGTGACCCGAGCCGGCCACACGGACCGTTGCGCCGGCGGCCGCTGCTTCGCGGACGAGGGCGGCGACCTCCTCCTCATCGGCCGGGGCGGCGAGGCGGGCGGTTTCGGCGATGACGGAGCCGGACCAGTTGGACCAGGACGGCATGCGGCTTCCCCGGCGCGGATGGGGGAAGGCTAGCGGACGGGCAGGGAAGGTGCGAATCGTCAGGCGGCGCGCTGCTGCGGTGCCCGTTCGCGGAGGGCGAGCAGTTCGGCGCGGATGCGGAGGAGGATAGGCGTGCTCAGGCTGCCGGCCCCGGGCCCGCGAAGGGCATCGATCAGCCGGATTGCGTCATCGATGCCGGCTTCGTAGCCGGCCTGCCAGGCGGACCAGTCATGGGTGGTCATGGTCGGCTCCTCGGGATTCATACCGCGATCATCGGCGAGGGCGACGAGCCCTGCAGGTCTGCGGGGCCGGTTCCCGAACATTCACTCAATCGTCGCGCAGGGTCCGCCGAAGCTCATGGGTGAAGACCACCGAGGTTGCAGCCATGCGCGGAACGGGTGACAGGCCGGGAGACCCGCCGGCGAAGGTTTCCGTCATTGACCGGGGCGCGGCCCCGGACCCCGGGCTCGTGCAGCGAGGCATCGCTGCGGGCCTCCGGTATCGGCTGGCGATCGATTCGTTTTTCGGGGCATCGCACGCGATCCGGCCGAACGGCGAGAAGCACACGCACTCGTACCGCGTGCAGGCGGTGTTCGTCACGGAGAACGTCGATGACGAGGGGATGGTGGCCGGCTTCCGGGAGGTAAAAAACCTGCTGGAGGCGGAGGCGAAGCGGTACGCGAACCGGTTCCTTAACGAGATCCACCCATTTACGGTGGTGCAGCCGACCGGGGAGAACGTCGCTGCCGTGATCTTCCGCAACCTGGAGGCGCGGCTGCTGGAGGAGATGCCGGGCGGGCCGCGATTGGTGAGTGTGACGCTCTGGGAGAACCCGACGATTTCGGTGACCGTCGAGGCAGGAGGTGATGCGGCATGAAGCGGGCCATGCTGCTGCTGGTTGTTCTTGCCAGTGTTTCGGGCGGCCTGGGGATGTTCACTGGCCGGGCGCAGGCTCCGGCGACGGCATCGCTGACGTTCCTGGCGGCGAGCTGCCCGGGCGACAGCGCGATCTACCAGGCGAAGGCGAACGGGCTGGACCCAAAAGCGAGCGACAACGGGACGGCGCAGGCGGTACCGGCGGATATTGCGGCATACGGCTGTGTGCCAGGCACGGCAAAGGGGCTGTTCCTGCTGGGCGGCTCGACGGCGAACTCGGTGTTCCTGGACCAGGCGCTGACGACGCCAGTCACGATGTCGACATCGGGGACGGGGTACGACGGGACCGCGACGGTGATTGCGGCGGGGCAGACGGTGTACCTGCCGGCCGGCAAGGCGCAGACGCGGCGGTTCTCGGTGGTCGATTTCCCGACGACGATTGTGACGGCGGCGCCGCTGCCGTTCATCGACCTGCAGTGCTACGCGGACGGCGTCAACAACGACAACAGCGACGGCGTGGGCTGGGGGGCGCTGGCGGTCCCGGCCGGTACGCAGGCGTACTGCATTCTCTACGTGTGGGACGGGACGAAGCCATCGCCGAAGCCGGCGCCGAGCCCGACGGCCACGCCGACCGCAGCGGCAACGAAGCCGGCGCCGAGCCCGACGGCCACGCCGACCGCAGCGGCAACGAAGCCGGCGCCGAGCGCGACGACAACGGACGTCGCGCCTGTGAAGACGCCGGGGACGCCGTCGGCGACGACCGGACCTGCGAAGCCCGGTACACCCCTTCCCATCGAAACGCTTGAGCCGAAGCCGACCGCTCCCGGGGGCAGCGGTGGCGGCGGGAAGGCGAAGGGGTTCATCCAGGTGAAGAAGTTCGTGCTGGATGAGAAGGGGAAGTGGCAGCCGGCGGCGCCGCCCGGGGAGTGGGTGTTCCTGCTGGCTGATGCGAACAACACGGCGATCCGGAAGTTCGTGGACGGCGAACTGGTGGAGATTGCGCCGGGGGACTACCTCGTGACGGAGCTGGACCCGGATACGGGGCTGCCGAACCCGCTGCTGTTCGACCTGGTGGAATCGCCGAAGGGGGCGTCGGCCTGCCCGAAGGAGCCGAAGGGCGGCAACCTCGCGGCGAAGATTTCGCTCCCGGAGGACGAGAAGCAGAACGGGAAGACGTTCCACCTGTGCGCCTACAACAAGAAGCCGGCGGTTGGGCCGAAGGTGACGGTGAAAAAGAGCTTCGTGAAGGAGGACGGCGGCGTGGTGTGGCGGGTGGAGCCGAGCGCAGCGGCCGACCTGCTGGTGTGGGACGCGGCGGCCTCCTGGTGCGAGGAGTACAACGGGGCAGCCTGCGGCGGGATCGGCAGCGGGAGCTACGGCAAGTTCTACGCGACGGCGCCGGGGCAGTATTTCCTGATTTACCAGAAGTTCGACGGCACGTCCGACAAGTGCGACGTGAAGAATACGGTCGAGTGGAGCACCGACCCGGCGGGTCCGCGAGAGTCGCTGACGGTGACCTACACGTGCTCGGGAGCGCCGACGATGGGATGGCTGCTGGTCGGGCTGTTCGGGACCTTCGCGGTCGGGGTCGCGTGGTACGTGAACCGGAAGGCCGAATGGACACGCTGACGTGGTTCGTGCCTGCGTGCGTCGCCTGGGCTGCGGCGGTCACGTTCTTCTGGAAGGCCAGGGCGTGGATCCTGTACTTCGTCCTGGGCGCGGCGGGATTCGCGGTGCTGGCGGTGACGGCGATGCGGGAGCTGGTGCCGGGCGAGCTGGCGGTTCGGGTGGCGACGGCACACGCGGTGCACTGGGTTGCGTGGCTGCTCGGGGTGCGGACGGCGCTGTTCGACGACCGGGCCGGGGAGCTGCTGGTCATCGGTGTCCCGCACCACCAGGAGTGGACGAAGCTGACGATCGGGATCGAGTGCTCGGGGGTGCTGGAGACGGCGGCGCTGATGGGCCTGGGGCTGTTCTACCCGGCGCTGCCGCTGGCGAAGCGGCTTGGAGTCCTGGGGGTCGCGCTCGCTCTGACGTTCGCAGCGAATGTGGTGCGGATGCTGGTCATCGTCGGGGCGGTTGCCTACGGCGGCCAGGATGCACTGGACATCGCGCACGTGGTGTTCGGGCGGGCGGTCTTCTTCTTCCTGGCGATCGGCATCTACTGGTTTGCAATTACGCGCCCGACGCTGCGGGTGGTCTACGCGCGGCTGCGGGAAGGCTAGGGGGCTGAGCGATGGTGACCGACTGGTGGCTGGCGGCGATGGCGTTCTGGGGGGTGTGGCTGTTCGTCCCGATTGTCATCGACGGGTACCAGGCGTTCCGGTACCTGCTGGCGACGCTCGTGGGGCGGGCGAAGCGGCTCCCGATCCGGCCGGTGACGGAGGCGCCGCAGGGGAAGTGGCCGTTCGTGACGGTGATTGTGCCGGTGTACAACAGCGCGGGGAGCCTCCGGGCGTGCATCGATTCGATCCGGCGGCAGAGCTACCCGGCGGAGCTCCTGGAGGTGCTGGCGATCGATAACGGGAGCAAAGACAACTCGTTCGAGGTGTTCGCGGAGCTGCAAAAGGAGCCGTGGGAGGGGGCGCTGCACTGGCTTTCGACGTTCCACCAGGGGAAGCCGTGGGCGCTGAACGTTGGCATTCACCACGCGCGGGGGCAGTACATCATCAACCTCGATTCGGATGTGACGCTGCACGAGGACGCGATTGCGAACATGGTGGCGGCGTTCGAGCACGACCCGGACCTGATTGCGGCGACGGGGGCGGTGGAGATCCGGCCGGAATCCGGGAGCAAGGGCTGGCTGCGGCTGGTGCACGAGTGTGAATTCCAGGAGTACTACTTCGCGTTCAATGTTGGGCGGCGGTTCGAGACGATGGCGAACCGGCTGTTCACGCTGGCGGGTGCCTTCAGCGCGTTCCGGCGGGAGGCACTGCTGGCGTCGCACCTGTACGACACGAGCACCGTGGGCGAAGACACGTTCATGACGTTCGAGATGCAGGAGCGGTTCCCGGGGAAGCGGGTCGGGGTGGTGACGAGCGCGGTATGCTACACGGACCCGATCCCTTCGCTGCGGGCGCTGTATGCGCAGCGGGTGCGGTGGCAGCGGGGGGAGATCGAGGTGATTGCGGCGCATCCGAAGCTTGCGAAGCGGGGCCTGTTCTACCGTGGGTTTGCGCCGGTGCGGACGCTCGTGGTGGACCACACGCTGGCCTTCCCGCGGGTGGCCTGGACATTCCTGATGCCGGGGCTGGTGTTCTTCGGCTACTCGTGGAGCACGGTGCTGCTGGCCGGGGTGGCGCTCTACGGGGCGTACTTTGTGATTGAAGCGGCGACGTGGACGACGAGCGCGCTGCTGGTGGTGTACCCGAGCGCGCGGCGGCTTTGGCGGGGCTGGTGGGTGGTGCCGTTCATGCCGGCGTACCGGTACCTGGTGTTCTGGATGCGGTTCGCGGGGACACTGACGGTGATCACCGAGGCGCACCAGTGGCGGACGAAAGACCCTGTGACGGCAACGCGGGAGTACGCGCTGACGCTGGTGAAGGCGGTGCCGAAGCCCGGGGAAGCGAATAAGGCGGCCTGAGCCGGTGGCGGGCATTCGACGGGGAGCCCCTCCGCGGGGAGAATCGGGGGACGATGCAGCCGCGGAGGGAGGGTACCGGGGGCATGGCGCGACCGCTGGAAGGGGTCCGGGTGCTGGACCTGACCTGGGTGCTGGCCGGGCCGTTCGGGTCGATGATCCTGGCCGACCTTGGGGCGGACGTTATCAAGGTGGAGCGGCCGCCCTACGGGGATATTTCGCGGACGACGGGGCCATACCAGAACGGGTGGAGCGGGTACTTCTTTTCGGTGAACCGGGGGAAGCGGAGCCTGGCGATCGACCTGAAGCACCCCGAGGGGCGCGAGCTGTTCCTGCAGCTGGTTGAGCATGCCGACGTGGTGATCGAGAACTTCACGCCGGGGACACTGGAGAAGCTGGGGCTGGGGTACGAGGTGCTTTCGGCGCGGAACCCGCGGGTGATCCTGGCGAGCATCAGCGGGTTCGGGCAGACGGGGCCGTACCGGGACCGGCCTGCGCTCGACATCGTGGTGCAGGCAATGGGCGGGGTGCTGTCGATCACGGGGGAGCCGGGCGGGCCGCCGATCCGGCCGGGCGTGTCGTACGGCGACGTGGTGGCGGGGATGTTCGCTGTTATCGGCATCCTGGCGGCGCTGCGGGAGCGTGACCGGAGCGGGCTCGGGCAGGCGATCGACATCAGCATGCTCGATTGCCAAGTGACGGTGATGGAGAACGCGATCATGCGGTACTTCGTGACGGGCGAGGTGCCGGGGCCGCTGGGCACGCGCCACCCGAGCGCGACGCCGTTCCAAGCGTTCCCGACGGCGGACGGGTGGATTGTGATCGCGCTGGGGTTCGGCGAGGAGAACCAGTGGAACCTGCTCTGCGCGATCCTGGGGGTGCCGGAGCTGATCGATGACGAGCGGTTCCTGACGGGGCCGCGCCGGACGCAGCACCACGCGGAGCTGGAGCCGCTGCTGGCGGCGGCCTTCCGGCAGCGGACGACGGCGGAATGGCTGGAGGAGCTGCTGGCCGCGGGCATCCC
It encodes:
- a CDS encoding CaiB/BaiF CoA transferase family protein; this translates as MARPLEGVRVLDLTWVLAGPFGSMILADLGADVIKVERPPYGDISRTTGPYQNGWSGYFFSVNRGKRSLAIDLKHPEGRELFLQLVEHADVVIENFTPGTLEKLGLGYEVLSARNPRVILASISGFGQTGPYRDRPALDIVVQAMGGVLSITGEPGGPPIRPGVSYGDVVAGMFAVIGILAALRERDRSGLGQAIDISMLDCQVTVMENAIMRYFVTGEVPGPLGTRHPSATPFQAFPTADGWIVIALGFGEENQWNLLCAILGVPELIDDERFLTGPRRTQHHAELEPLLAAAFRQRTTAEWLEELLAAGIPAGPVNTVREVVADPQVRAREMIREVTHPAAGTIPIANTPVRMSRSETGIKGPPPDLGGDTSDVLGELLGLSEEEIRGLAERGVLALESRLDISEIT
- a CDS encoding archaeosortase/exosortase family protein, whose translation is MDTLTWFVPACVAWAAAVTFFWKARAWILYFVLGAAGFAVLAVTAMRELVPGELAVRVATAHAVHWVAWLLGVRTALFDDRAGELLVIGVPHHQEWTKLTIGIECSGVLETAALMGLGLFYPALPLAKRLGVLGVALALTFAANVVRMLVIVGAVAYGGQDALDIAHVVFGRAVFFFLAIGIYWFAITRPTLRVVYARLREG
- a CDS encoding orotate phosphoribosyltransferase; its protein translation is MTEKQLTRDEAWALLESRGALLRGHFQYASGRHGELYIEKFRILQWPDVTEPLCRQIAERFRGLPTVVAGPTTGGVILAYETARQLGLRAIIAERKDDHGEEREFRRGFELGPGDRALVVDDVLTTGGSIREVLKAVAARGAEVAGVGVLVDRTGGTVDFGVPFFACLDVPAASWEASACRLCQDGVPLVVT
- a CDS encoding 6-pyruvoyl trahydropterin synthase family protein, with translation MKTTEVAAMRGTGDRPGDPPAKVSVIDRGAAPDPGLVQRGIAAGLRYRLAIDSFFGASHAIRPNGEKHTHSYRVQAVFVTENVDDEGMVAGFREVKNLLEAEAKRYANRFLNEIHPFTVVQPTGENVAAVIFRNLEARLLEEMPGGPRLVSVTLWENPTISVTVEAGGDAA
- a CDS encoding DinB family protein — protein: MRYVPAAAGNDPSFLLKALGEAGGELARAFAGVRERDLLRPAPWPDEGWCLLAVPFHLVQVERGLQEQVAIIAMSRGGEPDVPHVDLDDVPFEADYAECELEDLLDELHYLRRRTTYLLWDLSDRDWRRTGRHPYRGPVTILELAREAYQHDLEHLWQVRRMVDALAGGAR
- a CDS encoding DUF2157 domain-containing protein; amino-acid sequence: MSELDADLRRWVEAGILDPQVAERIRAFEAARTAPAHPAAERPDVIEVLLYLGIAVLAVGVFALAAQNWGDLASPARVAVTAVPAAFTLLLGALLRDRPEPGMRRAGQLAWTAAVGLTALALGVYIWEYEPFGLARDEDATPFLVVTAAATGLALLLWAVTPSVLQLLTLGVSLFFLAQAIGRWPDEYSAPLAGGSLAIAALAAIALTETGRLVPRAAARTIFGLLLAVGAYQPGFSSGGTPWEIPAFLAAAGLLALGVWRSSFQYVLWGVLLLFVALVRAIFQNFSDQLGAPVALIISGVLLIGAVLLLARLAPQLRRGVAA
- the folP gene encoding dihydropteroate synthase — translated: MRPSLRVVPPGFGMAAAEPEAPYAVHFAGDRERLQLATSALGLGIDLREPDMAAVWGPRPVLEGLAAKLEELGSPHAGRLRAFLSPVTAWRLRKRELPLDRPIVMGILNLTDDSFSGDGVGRDIGTACAAAERLRAAGADIIDVGAESARADRPVLEAEAEAEVVGRAVEALVREGHVVSSDTYKPAVARAALAAGAELVNDISGLTLGTGAAAEAAAAGAGYVLNYSYTVPKRRPDAPPVYADVVTETVGWMEARLEELWACGLERAQVAVDPGIAFGKSHDEDLQMLRRVGELGTFGLPVLLAHSRKNFIGSVGGLPPAERDLETHVVSALAFAQGVRIFRVHDVAGARRALGMAEAIAARGPGAYAPGEGSWPWRAGASAAHMTRAEPAVPPPPGQRW
- a CDS encoding D-arabinono-1,4-lactone oxidase, encoding MPSWSNWSGSVIAETARLAAPADEEEVAALVREAAAAGATVRVAGSGHSFVPVVPAEGAILTLDRLAGLLHADPASGRATLLAGTKLHEATHFLWEQGLALPNQGDVDTQSLAGAIATGTHGTGPGYGSISTRLVGARLVTASGDLLDVDSPDLLPALRVSLGLLGIMTRVTLACVPRYALRERVWQHPIDECLEQLEHNIASHDHYEFFWFPRSDIAESKSLDPVDAEPDTEDPPPLEGPGERVGWAHRIYPSVRELRFNEMEYAVPAEVGPACFRAVRQRMKERHPKVGWPVEYRTLAADDAWLSPAFGRATVTISVHQDAARPYREFFTDLEPIFRSYGGRPHWGKFHTCTRADLAAAYPRFEELCALRREFDPAGRFLSPYLAALFA
- a CDS encoding TIGR03111 family XrtG-associated glycosyltransferase → MVTDWWLAAMAFWGVWLFVPIVIDGYQAFRYLLATLVGRAKRLPIRPVTEAPQGKWPFVTVIVPVYNSAGSLRACIDSIRRQSYPAELLEVLAIDNGSKDNSFEVFAELQKEPWEGALHWLSTFHQGKPWALNVGIHHARGQYIINLDSDVTLHEDAIANMVAAFEHDPDLIAATGAVEIRPESGSKGWLRLVHECEFQEYYFAFNVGRRFETMANRLFTLAGAFSAFRREALLASHLYDTSTVGEDTFMTFEMQERFPGKRVGVVTSAVCYTDPIPSLRALYAQRVRWQRGEIEVIAAHPKLAKRGLFYRGFAPVRTLVVDHTLAFPRVAWTFLMPGLVFFGYSWSTVLLAGVALYGAYFVIEAATWTTSALLVVYPSARRLWRGWWVVPFMPAYRYLVFWMRFAGTLTVITEAHQWRTKDPVTATREYALTLVKAVPKPGEANKAA